A window of the Streptomyces griseochromogenes genome harbors these coding sequences:
- a CDS encoding LysR family substrate-binding domain-containing protein produces the protein MTGSQETPSFRLAYVPGATPAKWARIWNERLPDTPLALLQVPAEDAPEMLRAGEADAGLVRLPVDRTFFSAIPLYTETTVVVVPKDHLITAADEVTLADLADEVLFHPLDDVFDWDSPPGESAFERPATTPDAIELVAAGVGLLIVPQSLARLYHRRDLTYRPVVDAPQSSIALSWPEEATTDLVEDFIGIVRGRTVNSTRGRTAPEAEAEKRRPEKRGGTRQKPAAAKSTGGKPAGRTGSGGAKPAKRGKPRRRS, from the coding sequence GTGACAGGCTCGCAGGAAACACCGTCGTTCCGGCTCGCGTACGTCCCCGGAGCGACGCCCGCCAAGTGGGCGCGGATCTGGAACGAGCGTCTGCCCGACACCCCGCTCGCCCTCCTCCAGGTCCCCGCCGAAGACGCGCCGGAGATGCTGCGCGCGGGCGAGGCCGACGCGGGGCTCGTACGGCTGCCCGTCGACCGTACGTTCTTCAGCGCGATCCCCCTCTACACCGAGACCACGGTGGTCGTCGTCCCGAAGGACCACCTGATCACGGCGGCGGACGAGGTGACCCTGGCCGACCTCGCCGACGAGGTGCTCTTCCATCCCCTGGACGACGTCTTCGACTGGGACAGCCCGCCCGGCGAGTCCGCCTTCGAGCGCCCCGCGACGACACCGGACGCCATCGAGCTCGTGGCGGCGGGCGTCGGCCTCCTGATCGTCCCCCAGTCCCTGGCCCGCCTCTACCACCGCAGGGACCTCACCTACCGCCCGGTCGTCGACGCCCCCCAGTCGAGCATCGCCCTGTCCTGGCCGGAGGAGGCCACCACCGACCTGGTGGAGGACTTCATCGGCATCGTCCGCGGCCGCACGGTCAACAGCACGCGGGGCCGTACGGCGCCGGAGGCCGAGGCGGAGAAGCGGCGTCCGGAGAAGCGGGGCGGCACGCGCCAGAAGCCCGCGGCCGCCAAGTCGACGGGCGGAAAGCCCGCGGGCCGCACGGGCTCGGGAGGCGCCAAGCCGGCCAAGCGGGGGAAGCCGCGCCGCAGGTCGTGA
- a CDS encoding DUF5997 family protein produces MSSQQSTQTMKPATAAKKLGVYLPATPAEFQEGVVSRAELNELQADPPEWLRELRENGPHPRPVVAAKLGVSIAGLARGGITEPLTTEQIEALKQERPEWLEKERATQAEVRKESVRIKKLHKEREEKGAERH; encoded by the coding sequence ATGAGTTCGCAGCAGAGCACCCAGACGATGAAGCCCGCGACCGCGGCGAAGAAGCTGGGTGTGTACCTCCCCGCCACCCCCGCCGAGTTCCAGGAGGGTGTGGTCTCGCGCGCCGAGCTGAACGAGCTGCAGGCCGATCCGCCCGAGTGGCTGCGCGAGCTGCGAGAGAACGGCCCGCACCCGCGCCCGGTGGTGGCCGCGAAGCTCGGTGTGTCCATCGCCGGCCTCGCGCGCGGCGGGATCACCGAGCCGCTGACCACCGAGCAGATCGAGGCGCTCAAGCAGGAGCGGCCCGAGTGGCTGGAGAAGGAGCGCGCCACCCAGGCGGAGGTCCGCAAGGAATCCGTGCGGATCAAGAAGCTGCACAAGGAGCGGGAGGAGAAGGGCGCCGAGCGGCACTGA